In the Corynebacterium jeikeium genome, CACGCGCTGCGTCGCTTCATTGGGTCTTACATGCTGATCCTCGGTGGCGTGGACGCGATTGTATTCACCGCAGGCGTGGGCGAGAATGCGGTGCAGGTGCGCCGCGATGCAATGGCTGACCTGCAGAACTTTGGCATTGAGATCGACGAGGCCCGGAATGAGAACTCTGAGGGTATTGTCGGCGCGCGAGAAATCTCGACCGACGATTCCAAGGTGAAGGTTTACGTGGTTCCGACGAATGAGGAGCTGGCGATCGCGCGCCAGGCGACTGCGCTGGCCGAGCAGCAGTAGGGGGGGCTGCCTGGGCTAACCTTGGCCTGCTGGGGCGCTGGGATTTGGGTGTCCGCTGGGGCTGAAATGTCGTTAGAACGGGAATACGTTAATGCAGATAATTTGCATTAATGTAAAAGTGCAGGTCAGGAGCTTGCGATTTGTGGAGACTGTATTTGCGGCTTCATGGATTCCCGCTCTAACGACATTTGCCGTTCAGGGGAGGGGCAAGTGCGGGGCGTGGCGTGGGACCCAGGCGCGCAGCTGGAAAGGGAGACCAGACGCGCAGCTGGAATGAGAGACTAGGCGCGCAGCTAGAACCAGGTGCGGGGGCGGATCTGGTTTGCCATGTCCACCAGGTCATAGCGGTGCCGGGCGAAGGGAGCCTGGCGAGCCAGTTGGCGCAGGCTCGCTTCCAAGCCGGTGCGCAGGCCGCGCTCGGTAAATTGCACGTCGAACAGGGGAGCCGCAGCTGCCTTCCGGTTGACCTGAGAACCTACGTTTGCCCTGTTCACGGCACTGCGCTTGCGCTTGCCCTTGGACTTGCGAGAGCCGCGGCCACTGCCGGCCCCAGCATCACCACCCTTAGCGCCACCAGTAGCCCTAGCACTGCCGGCGCCAACACTCGCGTCACCAGTTCCAACTCCGGTAATCCCCGCCGCGCCGTCCGAGCCATCGCTAGCGCCGCGCAGCCAATTCAACCCCGCGCTCAGCACAGCGATGCGGACCTGTGGCAGGCGCGGCTCGTTGGTCGGCAGCGTCTCCAAACGTCTAGCCGCACGGCGGATGCGGGACTCGGTGAGGCTGTTGGCGTCAGAAATAAGCAACAAAATGGACGTCAACCGTGCCAGACGATTGTGCCGCGAGGCCTGTGGCAGCCGGTCCAACGCAGCCACCGCCGAATCGACCATACCCTCCGCGCGCAGCTGCCTGGCCAGGCCAAACGCGCTGGAAACAGTGGACTGGTTCGTGGCCCACACCAACCCATAAAGGCGCATGGCGTGGAAGCGCAGAGAAACCGGATCCAGCGTGACGTGCTCCCAACCGGGTACCCCGGTGTAATCCTTCACCGGCAGCTTCTGCGCATAAGCAAGGGCGGAAGCGGCGCGGGAAACGTGCTCGCTCAGCAGCTTCGTGGAATTCACACCCTGCTGTTGCAGCAACAACTCATCGGTGGCGGCCAACGCCAACTTCGGCGCAGGCTCACCAGGCAATATGTAAAGCACTCGGTTGAAGAACTTCTGTGCCTCCGCGAACTGCCCCGTCAGCAGCGCCGCCACGCCAGAGTGCCACTGGAAGCGCCAGTCTTTCTCCAACCACGGCTTCAGCTCGTCCAGTAGATCGTGGGCCTCGCGGGTCTGGCCCACGTCCAGCAGCGCACGCACCATCGTCAGCGGAATCTCCACGGAGTGCTTCAGCTCCGGCTGGGCATAAGCAGCGCGCAGGGTATCCAGCAGGTCCCCGGCCTCGGTGAAGCTGGTGGCGGAAAGCAGCCCATACCCCGGGTCCTGCGAATCGGCCAGCGGGGTCGGCAGGGCGCTCACAACCTCCGGCACGGAGATCTCCACGGAGCGCACCACGCCGTCGACCAGCTGGTCGGTGCGAAACACAATGTGCTTGGTGCCGAACGTACTGCGCTGCGCGGTGAACCGAGTGTACAGGTGCGGGTAGTGGCGGCCGTCGCGGATGGCCAGGATCTCCCGCAGCACGCCGATCAGCTGGTTGGCCATGGCGGTGGCGGAACTAAAGCGAGCCTCCGGATCCTCGTCCGTAGCCCGCAGCAGCAGGCGGTACAGGGATAAGTACTCGCGGAACAGCGGCTCCTCATCCGGGGTGGGCAGCCCCGGGGCGTAAACCCCGTCTTCCACCGGCAGCTTCACAATCAGTGCGGCCAGGGTGCGG is a window encoding:
- a CDS encoding serine/threonine protein kinase, which produces MQSNNNSEPEERTEAVEFDPFADSEPEEHTEAVPFDPFADDEDTDATEQHTDPVGTPANAMDSGERSRIEALSTFRKRRGTYRSGASVADGMVQLPFIAPTNPEDAVIDPSAAIEKGVEAPTLKSGDIIAGQYEILGPIAHGGLGWVYIAIDHNVADRYVVLKGMMATENEQERAVAESERAFLADITHPGIVKIFNFIDDPRSPGGFIVMEYVGGPSLRGQRRKLAAGVLDLDVAIGYILEILPALDYLHSRGVVYNDLKPDNILITEDQVKLIDLGAVTGIGAFGHIFGTKGFQAPEIAKTGPTVASDIYTVGRTLAALIVKLPVEDGVYAPGLPTPDEEPLFREYLSLYRLLLRATDEDPEARFSSATAMANQLIGVLREILAIRDGRHYPHLYTRFTAQRSTFGTKHIVFRTDQLVDGVVRSVEISVPEVVSALPTPLADSQDPGYGLLSATSFTEAGDLLDTLRAAYAQPELKHSVEIPLTMVRALLDVGQTREAHDLLDELKPWLEKDWRFQWHSGVAALLTGQFAEAQKFFNRVLYILPGEPAPKLALAATDELLLQQQGVNSTKLLSEHVSRAASALAYAQKLPVKDYTGVPGWEHVTLDPVSLRFHAMRLYGLVWATNQSTVSSAFGLARQLRAEGMVDSAVAALDRLPQASRHNRLARLTSILLLISDANSLTESRIRRAARRLETLPTNEPRLPQVRIAVLSAGLNWLRGASDGSDGAAGITGVGTGDASVGAGSARATGGAKGGDAGAGSGRGSRKSKGKRKRSAVNRANVGSQVNRKAAAAPLFDVQFTERGLRTGLEASLRQLARQAPFARHRYDLVDMANQIRPRTWF